The Claveliimonas bilis genome window below encodes:
- a CDS encoding AraC family transcriptional regulator: protein MSHRNYTIKDTDLQKLNARLLSISFSKDEKDWKSVLHTHYFTELFYVVNGKGRFLFRDEVHSIKSGDLVIIPPYVEHTEQSIRGYSLEYYVIGIDGITFHPENDQTCVQVFCNFQEKTLITDLFVQILHEVKNQQFASDTICQKLLEILILRIIRSQRLVPAPIQSVRMTKECAHIKEYLDNNYSEHITLDTLTSLTHMNKYYMAHSFTKYTGLSPIQYLNQRRLEAACTLLKDTDHSISDIASSAGFSSQSYFTQIFRKNFGITPIKYRQEHNNTTI, encoded by the coding sequence CAGAAATTGAACGCACGGCTTTTATCCATCTCTTTCTCCAAAGATGAAAAAGACTGGAAAAGCGTGCTTCACACTCACTATTTTACCGAACTTTTTTATGTAGTGAACGGGAAGGGGAGGTTTCTGTTCCGCGATGAAGTGCATTCCATTAAAAGCGGAGACCTTGTGATCATCCCTCCTTATGTAGAACACACCGAGCAATCTATCCGCGGATATTCTCTGGAGTACTATGTTATTGGAATTGACGGTATTACGTTTCACCCCGAAAACGATCAGACCTGCGTGCAGGTGTTCTGTAATTTTCAGGAAAAAACTCTGATCACCGACCTGTTTGTACAGATTTTGCATGAAGTAAAAAACCAGCAGTTTGCCTCTGACACCATCTGCCAGAAGCTTCTGGAAATTCTGATCCTCCGTATCATCCGTTCGCAGCGCCTGGTTCCCGCACCGATCCAGTCCGTGCGAATGACGAAAGAATGTGCCCACATTAAGGAATACCTGGACAATAACTATTCCGAGCATATTACCCTGGACACCCTTACAAGTCTGACCCATATGAATAAATATTATATGGCTCATTCTTTTACCAAATACACAGGCCTTTCGCCGATCCAATACCTGAACCAGCGTCGTCTGGAAGCAGCCTGCACGCTGCTCAAAGATACCGATCATTCTATCTCAGATATTGCGTCATCGGCAGGATTTTCATCGCAGTCTTATTTTACACAGATTTTCCGCAAAAACTTCGGTATAACCCCCATTAAATACCGGCAGGAACACAATAATACTACCATATAG
- a CDS encoding arylsulfatase has product MKKTNRPNILLIMTDQLRGDALGYAGHPDVKTPYLDTLASKGVVFDHAYSACPSCIAARAALHTGMSPEHHRRVGYEDNIPWTYPHTMAGELSKAGYHTQCTGKMHVHPLRNYLGFHNIDLHDGYLHAARYGSVPYRESQLVADDYFYWLKEELGVSADVTDTGLDCNGYVARPWIYEEKYHPTNWVTDRSIDFLRRRDPGKPFFLMASYLKPHPPFDAPEYYFDLYRSRELRPPFVGTWESDRYLKESGRIFDSKTGPIDPDLIREAQIGYYACITHLDHQIGRLIMALIEHEVYDNTLILFTSDHGEELCDHHMFRKSRPYEGSCHIPLLISGGALANIEAQPGSVCHSVAELRDVMPTLLDIADAPIPESVDGISLKPLLTDPVEKLRDSLHGEHSYGEFSNHWIVTETDKYIWHSQTGQEQYFLLKEDPHELTDRINDPQYRDRIDTLRRLLIRNLTGRPEGFTDGQELIPGRPYPPYLTDVSDTNEAKEGGGVL; this is encoded by the coding sequence ATGAAAAAAACAAACAGACCAAATATACTTCTGATCATGACAGATCAGCTAAGGGGTGATGCCTTAGGTTATGCCGGGCATCCCGATGTCAAAACCCCCTACCTGGACACTCTTGCCAGCAAGGGAGTTGTCTTTGATCATGCATACAGCGCATGTCCGAGCTGCATTGCCGCGCGCGCCGCGCTTCACACCGGAATGTCGCCCGAACATCACCGCCGGGTAGGCTATGAAGATAATATTCCCTGGACGTATCCTCACACCATGGCAGGTGAACTTTCAAAGGCCGGCTATCATACCCAGTGTACAGGAAAAATGCATGTGCATCCTTTGAGAAACTATCTCGGATTTCACAATATAGATCTGCACGACGGCTATCTTCACGCCGCCAGATACGGCAGTGTCCCATACAGGGAATCTCAGTTGGTAGCGGACGATTATTTTTACTGGCTGAAAGAAGAACTGGGTGTGTCTGCCGATGTAACTGACACAGGACTTGACTGCAACGGCTATGTAGCCCGTCCCTGGATTTATGAAGAAAAATATCACCCGACCAATTGGGTGACAGACCGCAGCATTGATTTTCTCAGGCGGCGGGACCCCGGAAAACCTTTTTTCCTTATGGCTTCTTATTTAAAGCCTCATCCGCCTTTTGACGCTCCTGAATATTATTTTGATCTGTACCGCAGCCGTGAGCTTCGGCCGCCTTTTGTAGGTACCTGGGAAAGCGATCGTTATCTGAAAGAGTCCGGACGGATTTTCGACTCTAAGACGGGCCCCATTGACCCCGATCTGATCCGCGAAGCACAGATTGGATACTATGCCTGCATTACCCATCTTGACCACCAGATCGGCCGGCTTATCATGGCTCTTATAGAACACGAAGTCTATGACAATACACTGATTCTCTTTACGTCCGATCACGGGGAGGAACTGTGCGACCACCACATGTTCCGCAAATCCCGGCCATATGAGGGTAGCTGCCATATTCCTCTTTTAATCTCCGGCGGCGCTCTTGCCAACATCGAAGCACAGCCTGGCAGTGTCTGCCACTCTGTTGCCGAGCTTCGGGACGTTATGCCCACCCTTCTGGACATTGCCGACGCTCCTATCCCAGAATCCGTAGATGGGATCAGCCTGAAGCCGCTTCTTACTGATCCGGTAGAAAAACTTCGGGATTCTCTCCATGGCGAACACTCTTATGGAGAGTTTTCCAATCACTGGATTGTAACAGAAACAGACAAATATATCTGGCATTCACAGACAGGACAGGAACAGTATTTCCTTCTGAAAGAGGATCCTCATGAGCTGACAGACCGCATCAATGATCCCCAGTACAGGGACCGCATTGATACTTTAAGACGCCTGTTGATTCGTAATCTTACCGGAAGGCCGGAAGGCTTTACAGACGGGCAGGAACTGATTCCGGGACGCCCGTACCCTCCCTATCTTACAGATGTCAGCGACACTAATGAAGCAAAAGAAGGGGGCGGCGTTCTATGA
- a CDS encoding sulfite exporter TauE/SafE family protein, whose translation MIQYLIIITICLLASVIGSICGIGGGVIVKPVLDSMGIMSVETVSFLSGLMVMSMSIYSIGKAVAAKDTRLEARTGILLSLGAVAGGITGKQLFSVIQTLSSDPNRIGACQAAVLFLLTFGTLIYTIKKHTIRTHRMTHPVVCIIIGIILGLLSSFLGIGGGPFNLVFLSFFFSMETKTAAQNSLLIIMFSQISGFLQTLLTGSVPDFSWILLICMVVFAVIGAAIGRSFNRKLDNDMVDRLFCGLIIIILFICVYNFFKYI comes from the coding sequence ATGATCCAGTACCTGATTATTATTACTATCTGCCTTCTTGCATCTGTTATCGGTTCCATCTGCGGAATCGGCGGCGGAGTCATTGTCAAGCCCGTCCTTGACAGTATGGGGATTATGAGCGTGGAAACCGTAAGCTTCCTTTCCGGACTTATGGTCATGAGTATGTCCATCTATTCTATTGGAAAGGCAGTAGCCGCAAAAGATACAAGACTTGAGGCAAGAACGGGGATTCTTCTGTCCCTGGGCGCCGTAGCAGGCGGCATTACCGGAAAACAGCTTTTTTCTGTTATTCAGACTTTAAGCTCTGATCCGAACCGGATCGGAGCATGCCAGGCGGCCGTTCTTTTTCTCCTTACCTTTGGCACACTGATCTACACCATTAAAAAACACACGATCCGGACCCATCGCATGACGCATCCTGTCGTGTGCATTATCATTGGTATTATTCTGGGCCTTCTTTCCTCCTTCCTTGGAATAGGCGGAGGTCCCTTTAATCTGGTCTTCCTCTCCTTCTTCTTTTCCATGGAGACAAAGACTGCTGCCCAGAACTCTCTTTTGATCATTATGTTCTCGCAGATTTCCGGTTTCCTGCAAACTCTGCTGACCGGATCAGTTCCGGATTTTTCCTGGATCCTTTTGATCTGCATGGTCGTATTTGCTGTGATCGGAGCCGCCATTGGCCGCTCCTTCAATCGGAAGCTGGACAATGACATGGTGGACCGGCTTTTCTGCGGACTCATCATTATCATTTTGTTCATCTGTGTCTATAACTTCTTCAAATACATATAG
- a CDS encoding radical SAM/SPASM domain-containing protein, which yields MKELQLLIKPVSSACDLQCRYCFYKEEAKHRKNADHGIMSLETMEILIDKALKAADTCVFGFQGGEPLLAGLSFYRQFVSCVRQKKREEQQVFYTIQTNGMALDDQWISFFKEENFLLGVSLDGVRKSHDENRVDHRGEGTFSQVFENLKKLQEKKVPFHILCVLNAQTAERIEAIYRFFIKKGFYEQQYIPCLDPLGEVEEGKYPYSLTGEQYQAALERLFALWFEDKIRGVPVYIRQFDNYAGMLRGAQPEACSMYGRCSMQNVIEADGTVYPCDFYALDEYEMGNITDSNVDFKVLEEMARDAERAPFFADAEKRDERCPDCRWYPLCRGGCRRDLIPYGKEMRNRYCEAYQKFFQTAIGRLEYLASICI from the coding sequence ATGAAAGAATTGCAGCTTTTGATCAAACCGGTATCATCTGCCTGTGATCTGCAGTGCAGATACTGTTTTTACAAAGAAGAGGCGAAGCATAGGAAAAATGCAGATCATGGGATCATGTCTTTGGAAACCATGGAGATACTAATTGACAAAGCTTTAAAAGCAGCGGATACGTGTGTGTTTGGTTTTCAGGGGGGAGAGCCTTTGCTTGCCGGACTTTCGTTTTACCGTCAATTTGTCTCCTGTGTCAGGCAGAAGAAAAGAGAGGAACAGCAGGTTTTTTATACGATCCAGACCAATGGAATGGCGCTTGACGACCAATGGATCTCGTTTTTCAAGGAAGAAAATTTTCTGCTGGGAGTATCTTTGGACGGAGTGAGGAAGTCTCATGATGAAAACCGGGTGGATCACCGCGGGGAGGGGACTTTTTCGCAGGTATTTGAAAATTTAAAGAAACTGCAGGAGAAAAAAGTGCCGTTTCATATTTTGTGTGTACTGAATGCTCAGACAGCGGAGAGAATAGAGGCAATCTATCGGTTTTTTATAAAAAAAGGTTTTTACGAACAGCAGTATATCCCCTGTCTGGATCCTCTGGGGGAGGTAGAAGAAGGAAAATATCCCTATTCTTTGACAGGAGAACAGTATCAAGCGGCTTTGGAACGTCTTTTTGCACTCTGGTTTGAGGATAAGATCAGGGGAGTTCCGGTATATATCCGGCAGTTTGATAATTATGCGGGGATGCTAAGAGGAGCACAGCCGGAAGCCTGCAGTATGTATGGAAGATGCAGTATGCAGAACGTGATCGAGGCGGACGGTACGGTCTATCCCTGTGATTTCTATGCGCTGGATGAATATGAGATGGGAAATATTACAGATTCAAACGTTGATTTTAAAGTGCTTGAAGAAATGGCAAGAGATGCCGAAAGAGCGCCTTTTTTTGCCGATGCTGAAAAAAGAGATGAAAGATGTCCGGATTGCCGCTGGTATCCTCTGTGCCGGGGAGGCTGCAGAAGAGATCTGATACCTTATGGAAAGGAAATGAGAAACCGTTACTGTGAGGCATATCAGAAATTTTTCCAGACGGCCATCGGCCGTCTGGAATATCTGGCATCTATATGTATTTGA
- the gnpA gene encoding 1,3-beta-galactosyl-N-acetylhexosamine phosphorylase → MKERTKGRVTIPTDVDVVPETLELVERWGADAIRDCDGTDYPEELRDVDAKVYSTYYTTRKDNAWAKANPEEIQQMYIMTPFYTAVESELSIHLMNHLYPDMLKVNDHDDIERWWEVIDRTTGEIVPVSQWSYDAGKGDVIIHDAKEFHDYTVSFLAYIMWDPVHMYNAVTNGWTNFEKQITFDVRQPKTHKYSMERLRKYIADNPHIDVIRYTTFFHQFTLIFDELAREKYVDWYGYSASVSPYILEQFEQEVGYKFRPEYIIDQGYMNNTYRIPSKEFRDFQDFQRREVTKLAKEMVDITHECGKEAMMFLGDHWIGMEPFMDEFKQVGLDAVVGSVGNGATLRLISDIEGVKYTEGRLLPYFFPDTFHEGGDPVKEAKVNWVTARRAILRKPIDRIGYGGYLKLAMQFPEFIDYVESVCQEFRTLYDNIKGTTPYCVKKVAVLNCWGKMRAWGNHMVHHAIYYKQNYSYAGVIEALSGAPFDVQFISFDDIRNNPDILNDIDVILNVGDADTAYSGGENWTDERIVTAVKKFIYNGGGFIGVGEPAAHQHEGHFFQLATVMGVEEENGFTLNVDKYNWDEYDHFITEDCKGEIDFGEGKKNIYAYEGTTILKQTNQEVQLAVNEFGKGRCVYISGLPYSFENSRLLYRSIIWSSHDEDDLCKWFSTNYNVEVHAYVKNGKYCVVNNTYEPQSTTVYKGDGTSFDLDLEANGIYWYEI, encoded by the coding sequence GTGAAAGAACGTACAAAAGGAAGAGTTACCATTCCCACAGATGTAGATGTAGTACCGGAGACATTGGAACTGGTGGAACGCTGGGGGGCGGACGCCATCCGTGACTGTGACGGTACAGATTATCCGGAAGAGCTTCGGGATGTGGACGCCAAGGTATATTCCACTTATTATACAACAAGAAAAGACAATGCCTGGGCCAAGGCGAATCCGGAAGAAATCCAACAGATGTATATTATGACGCCGTTTTATACAGCAGTAGAAAGCGAGCTTTCCATTCATCTGATGAATCATCTGTATCCGGATATGCTTAAAGTAAACGACCATGATGATATTGAGAGATGGTGGGAAGTGATCGACCGGACAACAGGAGAAATTGTTCCGGTTTCACAGTGGAGCTATGACGCCGGGAAAGGCGATGTGATTATTCACGATGCAAAGGAATTTCATGATTATACTGTCAGCTTTCTGGCTTATATCATGTGGGATCCGGTGCATATGTACAATGCCGTAACAAATGGATGGACCAATTTTGAGAAGCAGATCACCTTTGATGTGCGTCAGCCGAAAACTCATAAATATTCCATGGAGCGTCTCCGCAAATATATTGCAGACAATCCCCATATTGATGTGATCCGGTACACTACATTTTTCCATCAGTTTACATTGATCTTCGATGAGCTGGCAAGGGAAAAATACGTAGACTGGTATGGATACTCTGCATCAGTAAGTCCCTACATTCTGGAACAGTTTGAACAGGAAGTAGGATATAAATTCCGTCCGGAATATATCATTGATCAGGGATACATGAACAATACTTACCGCATTCCGTCCAAGGAATTTCGAGATTTCCAGGACTTCCAGAGAAGAGAAGTCACAAAACTGGCAAAAGAGATGGTAGATATCACCCATGAGTGCGGCAAGGAAGCTATGATGTTCCTGGGAGATCACTGGATCGGAATGGAACCGTTCATGGATGAATTTAAGCAGGTAGGACTTGACGCTGTTGTAGGAAGTGTCGGCAACGGCGCTACGCTCCGTCTTATCAGCGATATTGAAGGCGTAAAATACACAGAAGGACGTCTGCTTCCGTACTTCTTCCCGGATACCTTCCACGAAGGCGGAGATCCTGTAAAGGAAGCCAAGGTAAACTGGGTGACAGCAAGACGTGCGATCCTGCGTAAGCCGATCGACCGTATCGGATACGGCGGATACCTGAAGCTGGCAATGCAGTTTCCGGAATTTATCGACTATGTAGAGAGTGTATGCCAGGAGTTCCGTACCCTGTATGATAATATTAAAGGAACGACTCCTTACTGCGTGAAAAAAGTTGCAGTTCTGAACTGCTGGGGTAAAATGAGGGCATGGGGCAACCACATGGTACATCACGCTATTTACTATAAACAGAATTATTCCTATGCAGGAGTGATTGAGGCATTGAGCGGCGCACCGTTTGACGTACAGTTTATCAGCTTTGATGATATCAGAAACAATCCGGATATCCTGAATGATATTGACGTTATTCTCAATGTGGGAGATGCCGATACCGCTTATTCCGGAGGCGAAAACTGGACAGATGAAAGAATTGTGACCGCTGTAAAGAAATTCATTTACAACGGAGGAGGTTTCATCGGCGTAGGCGAACCGGCAGCACATCAGCATGAGGGACACTTCTTCCAGCTTGCTACCGTTATGGGTGTAGAGGAAGAAAACGGATTCACTCTTAATGTGGATAAATATAACTGGGATGAGTATGACCATTTCATCACAGAGGACTGCAAAGGTGAGATCGACTTTGGAGAAGGCAAGAAAAATATCTATGCATATGAGGGAACAACGATTCTGAAACAGACAAACCAGGAAGTACAGCTGGCAGTCAATGAATTTGGAAAAGGACGCTGCGTATACATCAGCGGACTTCCTTACAGCTTTGAAAACAGCAGACTTCTGTACCGTTCCATTATCTGGTCTTCCCATGACGAAGATGATCTTTGCAAATGGTTCAGCACCAACTACAACGTGGAAGTACATGCTTATGTAAAGAATGGAAAATATTGTGTAGTAAACAATACCTATGAGCCGCAGAGCACTACCGTATATAAAGGAGACGGTACAAGCTTTGATCTGGATCTGGAAGCAAACGGTATTTACTGGTACGAAATTTAG
- a CDS encoding DMT family transporter, with protein sequence MKERKAVYVLFILIQSLVYGIGNPLTKTAYDSITPFWLLTFRFALAFLLLFLWRGRKIAGQLKDVSWTVWMPSALCCAGAYISCNLALNLTAATNVGFIMSLPVLFAPLLSTIVLRTPYQWKRLPLQLITVIGLFLLCCNTGTFTFGPGEALALFDALCLAGLLVFGEQAISQMDVTSVTTLQVGVTMLISLVCAFIFDDLSVPGRVDFNAWMVVIYLAVICTIFAYLLQNSAVEHLSASTVSMLQCTQPILTAIVAYFLLDERLNSAGLAGAAVIVICLLADGAMNRVSPQ encoded by the coding sequence ATGAAAGAAAGAAAAGCGGTCTATGTCCTCTTTATTTTAATACAAAGTCTTGTCTACGGCATCGGAAATCCATTAACTAAAACTGCTTATGACTCCATTACTCCATTCTGGCTTCTCACGTTTCGCTTTGCCCTGGCCTTCCTCCTTCTTTTTCTGTGGAGAGGTCGGAAAATTGCAGGTCAGCTTAAGGACGTCAGCTGGACTGTCTGGATGCCTTCCGCCCTGTGCTGCGCCGGAGCTTATATTTCCTGCAATCTGGCTCTGAACCTGACTGCAGCCACCAATGTAGGCTTTATCATGTCCCTGCCCGTTCTTTTCGCTCCTTTGCTTTCCACCATTGTTCTTCGCACTCCCTACCAATGGAAACGCCTTCCCCTGCAGCTTATTACTGTAATCGGACTGTTTCTTCTCTGCTGCAATACGGGCACCTTTACCTTTGGTCCCGGAGAAGCTCTTGCACTCTTCGACGCTCTGTGTCTTGCAGGACTCCTTGTCTTCGGTGAGCAGGCTATCTCGCAGATGGATGTTACTTCTGTCACCACGCTGCAGGTAGGTGTCACCATGCTTATCAGTCTGGTCTGCGCCTTCATCTTTGACGATCTGTCTGTACCTGGCCGAGTAGATTTTAATGCGTGGATGGTTGTCATTTATCTTGCCGTTATATGTACGATTTTTGCCTACCTCCTTCAGAACAGCGCTGTGGAACATTTATCCGCCTCCACAGTCTCCATGCTGCAGTGCACACAGCCTATTCTGACTGCCATTGTAGCCTATTTTCTGCTGGATGAACGATTAAACAGCGCCGGACTCGCCGGCGCCGCTGTGATTGTGATCTGTCTTTTGGCAGATGGAGCAATGAACCGGGTGTCACCGCAATGA
- a CDS encoding heavy metal translocating P-type ATPase, whose amino-acid sequence MVKRMNDFLAGLPMTIVAGAFLLLDLIPHLTGEFGERMEVWDFLPFDPAWVTIIISGLPLLYLAVWRMIYNRGISKISSALLICIAMFSAIAIGDLFAAGEVAFIMAIGALLEEATTNRAKKGLKELINLAPVTGRRLSDGREEIIPAGEIRKGDILRVLPGEKIPVDGQIISGETTVDQSVMTGESLPVDKNEGDAVFSGTLNCFGAVDMEATKVGEDSSLQKLIHMVQEAENKQAPMQRIADKCASYLVPVALLIAIGAYIGTGNIVTAVTVLVVFCPCALVLATPTAVMAAIGQAAKHGVIIKSGEALEKMGKVDTIAFDKTGTLTYGRLEVSDILTFDTDVSREELLFLAASAESKSEHPLGKAIVEYARGKGIMLSEAKSFKMTAGRGICAEIEGRRLYLGSEKFLAEYGVFADGAVQSALERFRMQGKASVLISDEERCIGVLALSDVLRPDVKDMAERLADMRTWTLLLTGDSKKAADYFAEQAGISEVRAELLPEEKVKNIEKLQEEGHKVCMIGDGVNDAPALKTADVSVAMGSMGSDIAVDAAEVALMSDNISQIPYLKWLSNTTVNTIKVSITLSMCINFAAILLSLMEVLNPTTGALVHNAGSCLVVLIAALLYDRKYR is encoded by the coding sequence ATGGTAAAAAGAATGAATGATTTTCTGGCAGGACTGCCTATGACGATCGTGGCAGGTGCCTTTTTGCTTCTGGATCTGATCCCGCATCTGACGGGGGAGTTTGGAGAGAGAATGGAGGTGTGGGACTTCCTGCCATTTGATCCGGCCTGGGTAACAATTATAATCAGCGGACTGCCGCTTCTCTATCTGGCTGTCTGGAGAATGATTTACAACCGGGGGATCAGTAAAATTTCTTCGGCGCTTCTTATCTGCATAGCCATGTTTTCGGCCATTGCCATTGGAGATCTGTTCGCGGCAGGAGAGGTGGCATTTATCATGGCGATCGGAGCGCTTCTTGAGGAGGCTACGACCAACCGGGCAAAGAAAGGGCTGAAAGAGCTGATAAACCTTGCGCCGGTAACAGGACGCCGTTTATCTGACGGCAGGGAAGAGATCATACCTGCCGGAGAAATAAGAAAAGGGGATATCCTTCGAGTGCTTCCCGGTGAAAAAATACCGGTAGATGGACAGATCATCAGCGGGGAAACAACGGTGGATCAGTCTGTTATGACAGGGGAATCCCTTCCCGTCGATAAAAACGAGGGAGATGCAGTATTTAGCGGTACACTCAATTGTTTTGGTGCTGTCGATATGGAAGCGACAAAGGTGGGAGAAGACAGTTCGCTGCAGAAGCTGATCCACATGGTGCAGGAAGCGGAGAATAAGCAGGCGCCCATGCAGCGCATTGCCGATAAATGTGCAAGCTATCTTGTTCCGGTCGCTCTTTTGATCGCTATAGGAGCATACATAGGAACCGGCAATATTGTGACAGCGGTTACTGTTTTGGTTGTATTTTGCCCCTGTGCCCTTGTGCTGGCGACACCTACAGCGGTCATGGCGGCAATCGGTCAGGCGGCAAAGCACGGTGTGATCATCAAATCAGGAGAAGCCCTTGAAAAAATGGGGAAAGTAGATACCATCGCATTTGATAAAACAGGTACTTTGACATATGGCCGACTGGAAGTCAGCGATATCCTTACTTTTGATACAGATGTCAGCCGGGAAGAACTTTTGTTTCTTGCGGCTTCAGCTGAGTCAAAGAGTGAGCATCCATTGGGGAAAGCGATTGTGGAATATGCCAGAGGAAAGGGAATTATGTTGTCGGAAGCAAAAAGTTTCAAGATGACAGCGGGAAGAGGGATCTGTGCGGAAATCGAGGGACGCAGGCTGTACCTGGGAAGTGAAAAATTTCTTGCCGAGTACGGGGTTTTTGCAGATGGCGCCGTGCAGTCAGCTCTGGAACGGTTCCGGATGCAGGGAAAAGCCTCTGTCCTTATATCCGATGAGGAACGGTGTATAGGAGTACTGGCGCTTTCTGATGTACTAAGACCCGATGTGAAAGACATGGCAGAACGTCTGGCTGATATGCGGACATGGACGCTTCTTCTCACCGGTGACAGCAAAAAGGCAGCCGATTATTTTGCAGAACAGGCTGGGATATCGGAAGTCCGTGCTGAATTACTTCCAGAAGAAAAAGTAAAGAATATTGAAAAACTCCAGGAGGAAGGACATAAGGTATGTATGATCGGGGACGGCGTCAATGATGCACCGGCGCTGAAAACAGCGGATGTCAGTGTAGCAATGGGAAGTATGGGAAGTGATATTGCAGTGGATGCGGCAGAAGTCGCTCTTATGAGCGATAATATTTCCCAGATTCCCTATTTGAAATGGCTGTCCAACACAACAGTAAATACGATCAAGGTGAGTATTACTCTGTCCATGTGTATTAACTTTGCAGCAATCCTGCTTTCACTTATGGAAGTACTTAACCCGACAACCGGCGCTCTGGTACATAATGCCGGTTCTTGTCTGGTCGTATTGATCGCGGCTTTACTGTATGACAGAAAGTACAGGTGA
- a CDS encoding TetR/AcrR family transcriptional regulator codes for MDRRQQKTRTAIFTAFSTLLSEKSYSKITVQEIIDSANVGRTTFYAHFETKDDLLKALCEELFGHIISSAADCTHTHGLYSEGRVPDSVFCHLLQHLKENNRHILDLLSCENNEIFLRYFKDSLNKLVQIQFVEQKRNRNSLLPTDFLINHISSSFVEMVLWWIKGGQKQSPEELDQYFRFVMEPIL; via the coding sequence ATGGACAGACGGCAGCAAAAAACACGCACTGCGATCTTCACAGCGTTTAGTACACTTTTATCCGAAAAAAGCTACAGCAAAATTACTGTACAGGAGATCATTGACAGTGCAAATGTAGGGCGAACAACCTTTTATGCCCATTTTGAAACAAAAGATGATCTTCTGAAAGCCTTATGCGAAGAATTATTCGGTCATATTATCAGCAGCGCTGCAGACTGTACTCACACCCACGGACTCTATTCAGAAGGCAGGGTGCCCGACTCTGTGTTCTGCCACCTTCTTCAACACCTTAAGGAAAATAATCGCCATATCCTGGATCTGCTTTCCTGTGAAAACAATGAAATTTTCCTTCGCTATTTTAAAGATAGTCTGAATAAACTGGTGCAGATACAGTTTGTGGAACAAAAAAGAAATCGAAACTCCCTGCTCCCAACTGACTTTTTAATCAATCACATTTCTTCCAGCTTTGTAGAAATGGTCCTATGGTGGATCAAGGGTGGACAAAAACAAAGCCCTGAAGAGCTGGATCAATATTTTCGCTTTGTTATGGAACCGATTTTATAA
- a CDS encoding arginase family protein — MKTIRLLYPDYLSGGLETYYFGANLMAHILPENKNQPLFKVAVAPPDGKERQVTDGIYAKEEVTAGIRSAMEILEQEKPDKIITIGGNCIVSQASFDYLHGLYDNLGIIWIDAHPDVSQVKDEYPNAHAMVLGSLMGSGDPALSGLMKNRKFQADEILYVGLQGLHDYQEQFLRNAKVNFKVQTEEFVSEKEILEFTERFDHILVHLDIDVLDPGLFHSTYFANGELVGDGSGGGRMTVEDLSGILKLITGKADVVGFTVAEYLPFDEHRLHKMFSSLELFTR, encoded by the coding sequence ATGAAAACGATTCGATTACTTTATCCTGACTATTTAAGCGGAGGACTGGAAACTTACTATTTCGGTGCTAATCTGATGGCGCATATTCTTCCGGAGAATAAAAACCAGCCGCTTTTTAAAGTGGCTGTTGCTCCGCCCGATGGGAAAGAACGCCAGGTAACGGACGGGATATATGCCAAAGAGGAGGTGACAGCGGGAATCCGCAGCGCCATGGAGATCCTTGAGCAGGAGAAGCCTGATAAGATCATTACCATTGGTGGAAACTGCATCGTATCCCAGGCGTCATTTGATTATCTCCATGGTCTTTACGATAATTTGGGAATCATCTGGATTGATGCGCACCCTGATGTGTCCCAGGTGAAGGATGAGTATCCCAATGCCCACGCTATGGTTCTGGGTTCTCTTATGGGATCCGGAGATCCTGCTCTTTCCGGACTGATGAAGAACAGAAAGTTTCAGGCGGATGAAATTTTGTATGTGGGACTTCAGGGACTTCACGATTATCAGGAACAGTTTTTACGGAATGCGAAAGTCAATTTTAAAGTTCAGACGGAAGAATTTGTTTCCGAGAAAGAAATTTTAGAATTTACAGAGCGTTTTGATCATATCCTGGTTCATCTGGACATTGATGTGCTGGATCCGGGGCTTTTCCATTCCACCTACTTTGCAAACGGAGAGCTGGTGGGGGACGGAAGCGGTGGAGGAAGAATGACAGTGGAAGATCTTTCCGGCATTCTGAAGCTTATAACAGGAAAAGCAGATGTTGTGGGCTTTACCGTTGCAGAATATCTTCCCTTTGATGAACACAGGCTGCATAAAATGTTTTCTTCTTTGGAGTTGTTTACACGCTAA